One Nitrospira sp. DNA window includes the following coding sequences:
- a CDS encoding Ribosome-associated ATPase RbbA, domain 2 — MNLKRIAAVASKEWREVTRDRLFLLLAFLMPALWMVVFGYGLVLDVENIPFAVLDRDHSELSRDYVYRFLQSRYFSVQGSLSSEAEADDWLLRGKARAVIIVPEQFQERLQAGRSVDVQTLIDGVFPLRADIIKGYIIAINSAVNEDLLVDHLARSRGISRQEAQRLSRRITLDVRYLYNEEVRSAWSTVPALVMFALMVSSPLLTALGVVREKETGSIYNIYSATVSRLEFLVGKLTPYVMISASNIVLLWLIAVSLFAVPFKGSLLFFLAASFLFVLTSTGIGLIVSLLVNTQQAALIIAVVVATVPTILFSGLIVPVSSLNRSAQFQAHLFPGMYYTNIVRGTFLKNVGPMVLWTDVLALGLYAAVLGVIGYRLFSKRPRS, encoded by the coding sequence ATGAATCTCAAACGGATTGCCGCCGTGGCCTCGAAGGAGTGGCGTGAGGTGACGCGCGACCGGCTGTTTCTGTTGCTGGCGTTCTTGATGCCGGCGCTCTGGATGGTGGTGTTCGGATATGGGCTGGTGCTGGACGTGGAGAACATTCCCTTCGCGGTGCTGGATCGGGATCACAGCGAACTCAGCCGGGACTATGTCTATCGCTTTCTGCAGTCACGCTATTTCAGCGTCCAGGGTTCACTGTCGAGTGAGGCTGAGGCGGACGATTGGCTGTTGCGCGGCAAGGCGCGAGCCGTCATCATCGTGCCGGAACAGTTCCAGGAGCGGTTGCAGGCGGGACGGTCGGTGGATGTCCAAACCCTCATCGACGGCGTGTTCCCGCTCCGTGCCGATATCATCAAGGGCTACATCATCGCCATCAACAGCGCCGTCAACGAGGATCTGTTGGTGGACCATCTGGCGCGGAGCCGAGGCATCTCCCGGCAGGAGGCGCAACGGCTGAGCCGGCGGATCACGCTCGATGTGCGGTACTTGTATAACGAGGAAGTCCGCAGTGCCTGGTCGACGGTGCCCGCACTCGTCATGTTCGCGCTGATGGTGTCGTCTCCCCTGTTGACCGCGCTCGGTGTGGTTCGGGAAAAAGAAACCGGCTCGATCTACAACATCTATAGCGCCACGGTCAGTCGGCTGGAATTTCTGGTCGGCAAGCTCACCCCCTATGTGATGATCTCGGCGAGCAATATCGTCCTGCTGTGGCTGATTGCGGTCTCGCTGTTTGCCGTGCCTTTCAAGGGGAGCCTGCTGTTTTTTCTGGCGGCCTCGTTTCTGTTTGTCCTGACCAGCACCGGCATCGGCTTGATCGTGTCCTTGCTGGTCAATACGCAGCAGGCCGCGCTGATCATCGCGGTGGTGGTCGCCACCGTGCCCACGATCCTGTTTTCCGGCCTGATCGTGCCTGTGTCGTCCTTGAACCGGTCCGCGCAGTTCCAAGCGCATCTGTTCCCGGGGATGTACTATACGAACATTGTCCGCGGCACATTTCTGAAAAATGTCGGTCCCATGGTGCTGTGGACGGATGTTCTGGCGCTCGGCCTCTATGCCGCGGTTCTCGGGGTGATCGGCTATCGGTTGTTCAGCAAGAGGCCACGCTCATGA